The Acidimicrobiia bacterium genome has a segment encoding these proteins:
- a CDS encoding uracil-DNA glycosylase, giving the protein MSGLDELSTGVAACRKCARLVEWRERVAVEKRAAFRDEDYWGRPVPGFGDPGARLLVVGLAPAAHGANRTGRMFTGDRSGDWLFAALHRAGFASQPESVSRDDGLVLMDAFVTAIARCAPPANKPTGEELTLCRPWLEAELDLLDRVQVVVPLGGLAFNQMLRIYSDRGVAVPKPRPKFGHGVAVELGPGGPVLLASYHPSQQNTFTGRLTEQMLDAVFERARSLLH; this is encoded by the coding sequence GTGTCAGGTCTCGATGAGCTCAGTACCGGCGTCGCCGCTTGCCGGAAGTGCGCCCGGCTCGTCGAGTGGCGTGAGCGGGTCGCAGTCGAGAAACGGGCGGCCTTTCGGGATGAGGACTACTGGGGACGGCCGGTTCCCGGCTTTGGAGATCCGGGTGCCCGGCTGCTGGTGGTTGGTTTGGCGCCCGCCGCCCACGGGGCGAACCGCACGGGGCGGATGTTTACGGGGGATCGGTCCGGCGATTGGCTCTTCGCCGCGTTGCACCGGGCCGGGTTCGCCTCACAACCCGAGTCGGTATCGCGAGACGATGGTCTGGTCCTGATGGACGCCTTCGTAACGGCCATCGCCCGCTGCGCCCCTCCGGCCAACAAACCGACCGGCGAAGAACTGACCCTGTGCCGGCCGTGGCTGGAGGCGGAACTCGACCTCCTGGACCGGGTGCAGGTGGTGGTCCCGCTGGGCGGACTGGCCTTCAATCAGATGCTGCGGATCTACTCCGACAGGGGAGTGGCGGTGCCGAAACCCCGTCCGAAGTTCGGCCACGGGGTAGCCGTCGAACTGGGGCCCGGTGGTCCGGTCCTTCTGGCCAGCTATCACCCGAGCCAGCAAAACACTTTCACCGGCCGCCTCACCGAGCAGATGCTCGACGCGGTGTTCGAACGAGCAAGGAGCCTTCTGCACTAG
- the sufD gene encoding Fe-S cluster assembly protein SufD, whose amino-acid sequence MTLPRFQEILTVRPLDHTTVERAAETAPSWLADLRQTGFDYFEKLSMPTGAEEEWRYVDLDFQLTDFGLPDVAGMSLAADSDLSSLTEYAGIARIVDGFVVDAYCDTPGVTVSKLAGQIDDGDPVLRDSLGRMIPPDLDIFAAAHRAFATDGLVLHVGRGVVVEQPIVVDMQVTQAESVSFPHLSVVLDTNAEVSVIVIMRSPDGQRSVVVPQLELAVGDGARLKLVTSQHWGDATTAIAQQRMVLGRDSTGRLGEVGLGGQLGRLDLNVDLVGDGSSSELVGLYFGDGEQVFDYRVVVNHHGKNTRSDVFLKGAVEDQAESVFSGLLKIWPDATRTSTFETNRNLVLSDGAKAHSVPNLEILCDDVICGHGSSVGPLEEEHMYYLMSRGLSHERAQRVLIRGFFDEMIQRLPVSGLEEPVRAAVTAKFITAQLEGRL is encoded by the coding sequence ATGACCTTACCGCGTTTCCAGGAGATCCTCACTGTGCGACCCCTCGACCACACAACCGTTGAACGTGCTGCTGAGACGGCGCCTTCGTGGCTGGCAGACCTCCGTCAGACCGGCTTCGACTACTTCGAGAAGCTCTCGATGCCGACCGGCGCCGAAGAGGAGTGGCGATACGTCGACCTCGATTTCCAGCTGACGGATTTTGGTCTGCCGGATGTTGCAGGGATGTCCCTCGCAGCCGACTCCGACCTCTCCAGCTTGACCGAATACGCCGGGATAGCCCGGATCGTCGACGGCTTCGTCGTCGACGCCTACTGCGACACGCCCGGAGTCACCGTCTCCAAACTCGCCGGCCAGATCGACGACGGCGACCCGGTTCTCCGGGATTCTCTCGGCCGGATGATCCCACCCGACCTCGACATCTTTGCTGCCGCTCACCGGGCCTTCGCCACCGACGGCCTCGTCCTACACGTCGGCCGCGGGGTGGTGGTCGAACAGCCGATCGTCGTCGACATGCAAGTGACCCAGGCGGAGTCCGTCTCGTTCCCGCATCTAAGCGTCGTGCTCGACACCAACGCCGAAGTCTCGGTGATCGTCATCATGCGCTCACCCGACGGGCAGCGCTCCGTCGTCGTTCCTCAACTCGAACTGGCGGTAGGTGATGGTGCCCGGCTGAAGCTCGTCACCTCGCAGCACTGGGGCGACGCCACGACAGCCATCGCCCAACAGCGGATGGTGCTGGGCCGCGACTCGACCGGACGCCTCGGCGAGGTCGGCCTCGGCGGCCAACTCGGGCGGCTCGATCTCAATGTAGATCTCGTGGGTGATGGATCGAGTTCGGAACTCGTCGGCCTCTACTTCGGAGACGGCGAGCAAGTATTCGACTACCGGGTCGTGGTCAACCATCACGGCAAGAACACCCGCTCCGACGTGTTCCTCAAAGGCGCGGTCGAGGACCAGGCCGAGTCGGTGTTCTCGGGTCTGCTGAAGATCTGGCCCGACGCCACCCGCACCTCCACGTTCGAGACGAACCGCAACCTGGTGCTCTCCGACGGAGCCAAGGCCCACTCGGTGCCCAACCTCGAAATCCTTTGTGATGACGTGATCTGTGGTCACGGCTCCTCCGTCGGCCCGCTCGAAGAAGAGCACATGTACTACCTGATGAGCAGGGGGCTGTCGCACGAGCGAGCCCAGCGCGTGCTGATTCGAGGGTTCTTCGACGAGATGATTCAGCGTCTTCCGGTCTCCGGTCTGGAGGAGCCCGTCCGGGCGGCGGTCACCGCCAAGTTCATCACCGCCCAGCTGGAAGGCCGGCTGTGA
- a CDS encoding non-heme iron oxygenase ferredoxin subunit, which produces MDEWVRIAQLDQLPDGRGVRVDAFGHRIALFRLGEAVYALADRCSHAEASLSEGEVFEDEIECPRHGATFNLATGEALTLPATKPQQKYDVKIADGDVFLALQEAS; this is translated from the coding sequence ATGGACGAGTGGGTACGGATCGCCCAACTTGACCAACTGCCCGACGGGAGGGGAGTTCGGGTCGACGCCTTCGGGCACCGCATCGCCCTGTTCCGCCTGGGTGAGGCGGTCTACGCCCTCGCCGACCGGTGCAGCCATGCCGAGGCTTCGCTGTCTGAGGGTGAGGTATTCGAAGACGAGATCGAATGTCCACGACACGGGGCAACGTTCAACCTCGCCACGGGCGAGGCTCTCACCCTGCCGGCCACCAAACCGCAACAGAAGTACGACGTGAAGATCGCAGACGGCGACGTCTTTCTCGCCCTCCAGGAGGCATCGTGA
- the sufC gene encoding Fe-S cluster assembly ATPase SufC, translating into MALDINNLAASVGAIEILKGVDLEVPFGEVHAIMGPNGSGKSTLCHVLTGRADYTVSGEASIDGESLLDKSIEERSRMGLMQAFQYPIEVPGVGLAEFMREAGEERGWSADQIEAKIAEAGEQYDMDRFLNRSVNNDLSGGEKKRSEIFQMAVLDPKVAVLDEIDSGLDIDAVREVAEGIERMRGPEVGVLMITHYSRILRYVTPDRIHVMMNGRIVESGGPELSARLEDEGYEGIRDRLGIEAPAAGAAEKRPSDFFTDTPFD; encoded by the coding sequence TTGGCCCTCGACATCAACAACCTGGCAGCCTCGGTGGGAGCCATCGAGATCCTCAAGGGAGTCGACCTGGAAGTCCCGTTCGGCGAGGTCCACGCCATCATGGGACCCAACGGTTCCGGAAAGTCGACCCTCTGCCATGTGCTGACGGGTCGGGCGGACTACACCGTGTCCGGTGAGGCATCCATCGACGGCGAGTCGTTGCTCGACAAGTCGATCGAAGAGCGTTCCCGCATGGGACTGATGCAGGCATTCCAATATCCGATCGAGGTGCCCGGCGTCGGTCTCGCCGAGTTCATGCGAGAGGCCGGCGAGGAACGCGGCTGGTCCGCCGATCAGATCGAGGCGAAGATCGCAGAAGCCGGCGAACAGTACGACATGGACCGGTTCCTCAACCGTTCCGTCAACAACGACCTGTCCGGTGGCGAGAAGAAGCGGTCCGAGATCTTCCAGATGGCGGTGCTCGACCCCAAGGTGGCGGTGCTCGACGAGATCGACTCCGGCCTGGATATCGACGCGGTCCGGGAGGTTGCCGAAGGCATCGAACGGATGCGCGGGCCCGAGGTCGGCGTGCTGATGATCACCCACTACAGCCGGATTCTGCGATACGTGACCCCCGACCGGATTCACGTCATGATGAACGGCCGGATCGTCGAGTCCGGTGGACCCGAACTGTCTGCTCGCCTCGAGGACGAAGGGTACGAGGGGATCCGGGATCGCCTGGGGATCGAAGCCCCGGCCGCCGGAGCGGCTGAGAAGCGCCCGTCCGACTTCTTCACCGACACACCGTTCGATTAG
- a CDS encoding alpha/beta hydrolase, whose product MPPLKLSLRTWGSGPKQALLIHGMSSNAAGWWRVGPALAERGYTVTTPDLRGHGRSPADADYSLAAYTADILELGDRWDLILGHSLGGAVAVCALIARPDLAPALVLEDPAVAIPDPDLAIRDLLASYVPPISPEEVGRRNPTWHQEDCRIKAAAVIESRPVMVEETIRQNTPWNLVEQVAALPVPTLLLGADIEPVVPAGFGNDLAAMSPNLRFEHIPGSSHSMHRDEFEVFLNRVGAFLDQQA is encoded by the coding sequence GTGCCTCCGCTGAAACTTTCTTTGCGCACCTGGGGCTCCGGCCCCAAGCAAGCGCTGCTCATTCACGGGATGTCCTCGAACGCGGCCGGGTGGTGGCGGGTCGGGCCGGCGCTGGCCGAACGGGGCTACACGGTGACAACCCCCGACCTCCGCGGCCATGGGCGCAGTCCCGCCGACGCCGACTATTCGCTCGCCGCCTATACGGCAGACATCCTGGAACTCGGCGACCGGTGGGATCTCATCCTCGGGCATTCACTCGGTGGCGCGGTTGCCGTGTGTGCACTCATAGCTCGACCCGACCTGGCGCCGGCCCTGGTCCTGGAAGACCCGGCCGTCGCCATCCCGGATCCCGACCTCGCCATCCGTGACCTGCTCGCTTCGTATGTGCCTCCGATTTCCCCTGAAGAAGTGGGGAGACGCAATCCGACCTGGCACCAGGAGGACTGCCGGATCAAGGCGGCGGCGGTCATTGAGTCGAGGCCCGTCATGGTCGAGGAGACGATCCGCCAGAACACCCCCTGGAATCTGGTCGAGCAGGTGGCTGCCCTGCCGGTCCCGACTCTGCTGCTCGGTGCCGACATCGAACCGGTGGTACCGGCCGGATTCGGCAACGATCTGGCTGCAATGAGTCCCAACCTGCGGTTCGAGCACATCCCGGGCAGCTCGCATTCGATGCACCGTGACGAGTTCGAGGTGTTTCTCAACCGGGTGGGGGCGTTCCTCGATCAGCAGGCGTAG
- a CDS encoding ABC transporter ATP-binding protein: MPAIVFDRISLDRGGVFALNGVSLEIEDGELLTVVGPSGSGKTALLRIIAGLEQPTGGRLLFDGTDMIGVEPLNRDVAMVFQEHALYSHKTAEANLAFPLEVHHVHEPERTSRVAKMATAMRLARILDRLPRTLSVGQRNAVATGRALVRDPAILLLDEPLSNFDARGRLHARVEIRQRHDQSGATTVYATNDQAEAMALGDRVVVLNRGMVQQIGPPELIYGAPANLFVARFVGTPPMNAMTGLFEAAYPDFRWTSGDDRLVIPTRLVESRPRLREFTGRRVVIGIRSQHLHPTVAAPSGTWLRGTCLGIEDHGSDRFAYIELGSGQMVARIGEQVLGIGTPTELTVDFEHLHFFDPETGAAV; this comes from the coding sequence ATGCCTGCGATCGTGTTTGATCGGATCTCGTTGGACCGTGGGGGTGTGTTCGCGCTCAACGGTGTTTCCCTGGAGATCGAAGACGGTGAGCTGCTCACGGTGGTCGGACCTTCGGGGAGCGGGAAGACCGCCTTGCTCCGTATCATCGCCGGACTGGAGCAGCCCACCGGCGGGCGATTGCTGTTCGACGGAACCGACATGATCGGGGTGGAACCTCTCAATCGTGACGTGGCGATGGTCTTCCAGGAGCATGCGCTGTACTCGCACAAGACCGCGGAAGCCAACCTTGCCTTCCCCCTCGAGGTCCACCATGTCCACGAACCGGAACGGACGTCGCGGGTAGCGAAGATGGCGACGGCAATGCGCCTGGCGCGGATCCTCGACCGCCTGCCCAGGACCCTGTCGGTCGGCCAGCGGAACGCGGTGGCGACCGGACGGGCGCTGGTCAGGGACCCGGCCATCCTCTTGCTCGACGAGCCGCTCTCCAACTTCGACGCCCGGGGCCGTTTGCATGCCCGGGTCGAGATCCGGCAGCGGCACGATCAGTCCGGGGCGACAACGGTCTACGCCACCAACGATCAGGCAGAGGCCATGGCCCTCGGCGATCGCGTCGTCGTGTTGAACCGCGGAATGGTGCAGCAGATCGGTCCACCGGAACTCATCTACGGGGCGCCGGCCAACCTGTTCGTCGCCCGGTTTGTCGGGACACCACCGATGAACGCGATGACCGGCCTCTTCGAGGCCGCCTACCCCGACTTCCGGTGGACTTCCGGCGACGACCGTCTCGTGATCCCCACCCGGTTGGTCGAGTCCCGCCCCCGACTGCGCGAGTTCACGGGACGCCGGGTAGTGATCGGGATACGCTCACAGCACCTCCATCCGACGGTCGCCGCGCCTTCCGGCACGTGGCTGCGCGGCACCTGCTTGGGGATCGAGGACCACGGCAGCGACCGGTTCGCCTATATCGAACTCGGCAGCGGTCAAATGGTTGCGAGAATCGGTGAGCAGGTGCTTGGCATCGGGACCCCAACCGAACTGACGGTCGACTTCGAACACCTCCACTTCTTCGACCCTGAGACCGGGGCGGCGGTCTAG
- a CDS encoding class II fumarate hydratase, whose amino-acid sequence MSTGGTGVEYRTERDSMGEVQVPINALYGASTQRAVDNFPISGLTVGRRLIWAFGLMKGAVAAVSGPDGHVDVATAKAIEAAAEQVMSGVLDDQFPVDVFQTGSGTSTNTNANEVIATKASEILGGEAGSKLVHPNDHVNFGQSSNDTFPTAMHLAAVEALRTGLLPSLDRLATSLEAKAVEFAEVVKSGRTHLMDAVPVTLGQEFSGWAAQMRKAAERVEKVLPELAELPLGGTAVGTGINCPEGFAGKVIAVMAEKTGFPFVEAANHFEAQAAKDAVVNTSGVLKTIAQSLFKVVNDLRWLSSGPVTGIAEIKLPALQPGSSIMPAKVNPVIPEAAMMVAAQVIGNDVAITWGGANGNFELNVMMPVMARNLLESIDLLAAVTGVLAEKCIDGIEADAARAQMLLEKNVIVVTALNPHIGYDNGSAAAKEAFATGRTVREVVLEKGLMSEEDLDAALDLKKMTQGGVH is encoded by the coding sequence CTGTCAACAGGAGGAACGGGCGTGGAATATCGCACCGAACGTGACTCGATGGGCGAGGTCCAGGTACCGATCAACGCCCTCTACGGAGCTTCGACGCAACGAGCAGTAGACAACTTCCCGATCTCGGGCTTGACCGTTGGGCGGCGCCTGATCTGGGCATTCGGGCTGATGAAAGGGGCCGTTGCGGCCGTCTCAGGGCCGGACGGGCACGTCGACGTCGCCACCGCCAAGGCGATCGAGGCGGCGGCCGAACAGGTGATGTCGGGCGTGCTCGACGACCAGTTCCCGGTGGACGTGTTCCAGACCGGTTCCGGCACCTCGACGAATACGAACGCCAACGAGGTCATCGCCACCAAAGCATCCGAGATCCTGGGCGGCGAGGCCGGATCCAAACTGGTCCACCCGAACGACCATGTGAACTTCGGCCAGTCGTCGAACGATACGTTCCCGACGGCGATGCACCTCGCCGCCGTCGAGGCGCTTCGCACGGGTCTCCTGCCTTCCCTCGATCGGCTGGCCACCTCGCTCGAAGCCAAGGCCGTCGAGTTCGCCGAGGTAGTGAAGTCGGGCCGCACCCACCTGATGGATGCGGTGCCGGTCACCCTCGGCCAGGAGTTCTCCGGGTGGGCCGCCCAGATGCGCAAGGCGGCCGAGCGGGTCGAAAAGGTGCTGCCGGAACTCGCCGAACTGCCTCTCGGCGGGACGGCCGTCGGCACCGGCATCAACTGCCCGGAGGGATTCGCCGGCAAAGTGATCGCGGTTATGGCGGAGAAGACGGGTTTTCCGTTCGTCGAGGCCGCCAACCACTTCGAAGCACAAGCTGCCAAGGATGCCGTGGTCAATACCTCGGGCGTACTCAAGACGATCGCCCAGTCGCTGTTCAAGGTGGTCAACGACCTGCGCTGGTTGTCTTCCGGTCCCGTGACCGGCATTGCGGAGATCAAGCTTCCGGCTTTGCAGCCCGGATCGTCGATCATGCCGGCCAAGGTCAATCCGGTCATCCCGGAAGCGGCGATGATGGTCGCCGCCCAGGTGATCGGTAACGATGTGGCCATCACGTGGGGCGGCGCCAACGGCAACTTCGAATTGAACGTGATGATGCCGGTGATGGCCCGCAACCTGCTCGAGTCGATCGATCTGCTGGCGGCGGTGACGGGTGTGCTGGCGGAGAAGTGCATCGACGGCATCGAAGCCGACGCAGCCCGCGCCCAGATGCTCCTCGAGAAGAACGTGATCGTGGTCACGGCCCTCAACCCCCATATCGGGTACGACAACGGCTCGGCGGCGGCCAAGGAAGCCTTCGCCACCGGCCGGACGGTCCGGGAGGTCGTGCTCGAGAAGGGCCTGATGTCTGAGGAGGACCTCGACGCAGCCCTCGATCTCAAGAAGATGACGCAGGGCGGCGTCCACTGA
- a CDS encoding SMP-30/gluconolactonase/LRE family protein, whose translation MPSIAPVKWNPPPRTPFEGAFATNDKLAQVELWPTPAAGPEDIAFDSAGNVYTGTVDGSVLRFASGGGEPHLLFNTGGRPLGLEMDADDRLIVCDAYKGLLRWSGGDPEVLVDSYEGERFLFTNNATIGSDGTIYFTVTSRRFDLASYKLDLMEHSGTGRLFAYRPDGHVEQLLDGLQFANGVALPTDESYLVFAETGLYRMSKLWLTGERKGHTEVLIDNLPGFPDNLTHHDGVFWVAIVSPRDKVVDLLARSPLMAKLAARLPDSLQPAPSRHAAVFGVDEAGRVVHNLQDPDGRYAVITTARVHGGHLYLSSLHDSAIARLEL comes from the coding sequence ATGCCATCCATCGCACCCGTCAAGTGGAACCCGCCGCCCCGCACGCCGTTCGAGGGGGCTTTCGCCACCAACGACAAACTGGCCCAAGTCGAGTTGTGGCCGACCCCGGCCGCCGGGCCTGAAGATATCGCCTTCGATTCGGCCGGCAACGTCTACACCGGGACCGTCGACGGGTCCGTGCTGCGGTTCGCCTCAGGCGGTGGTGAGCCGCACCTGCTCTTCAACACCGGGGGCCGCCCGCTCGGTCTCGAGATGGATGCCGACGACCGGCTGATCGTCTGCGACGCCTACAAAGGACTGCTGCGCTGGTCGGGCGGGGATCCCGAAGTCCTGGTCGATTCGTACGAGGGTGAGCGGTTCCTCTTCACGAACAACGCCACGATCGGCTCCGACGGGACGATCTACTTCACGGTGACGAGCAGGCGATTTGACCTCGCCAGCTACAAACTCGACCTCATGGAGCATTCGGGCACCGGCCGTCTCTTCGCCTACCGGCCGGACGGCCACGTCGAACAGCTTCTCGACGGCCTCCAGTTCGCCAACGGTGTGGCCCTCCCCACCGACGAGTCGTACCTGGTGTTCGCAGAGACCGGCCTCTACCGGATGAGCAAACTCTGGCTGACCGGCGAGCGGAAGGGCCACACCGAGGTGCTCATCGACAACCTGCCGGGGTTTCCCGACAATCTCACCCACCACGACGGTGTGTTCTGGGTGGCCATTGTGAGCCCGCGCGACAAGGTGGTGGACCTGCTGGCTCGCAGTCCGCTCATGGCGAAGCTGGCCGCCCGGCTGCCCGACTCATTGCAGCCGGCGCCCAGCCGCCATGCAGCCGTGTTCGGCGTCGACGAGGCGGGCCGGGTGGTTCACAATCTCCAGGACCCGGACGGCCGGTACGCCGTGATCACCACGGCGCGGGTGCACGGTGGCCATCTCTACCTGAGCAGCTTGCACGATTCGGCCATCGCCAGGCTCGAACTCTGA